From Ostrinia nubilalis chromosome 9, ilOstNubi1.1, whole genome shotgun sequence, one genomic window encodes:
- the LOC135074541 gene encoding uncharacterized protein LOC135074541, with translation MESRNNKKCVICNKRRSRGGSPLLLSRFPLDSDRCRRWVKNAGIEDLAYVPIEKLHQLKFVCGGHFTPESFNAKGTRLKNSAIPTLELSNPILPDEVLTEFPLHVKDSNKENLKTVLYDHSYCIPKKSNPVERVPLTTKQLNSTCLGTVDIPDSGISAKTTFEPLPSTSNAPEHMTYKPIAHDDKNICHQDAQAEILVHSYKRPKKNIEMKDTSSTFTIKEKRLWRQLQNAKKTIRNIAKSRVNLDKLDSEVLTSLVKDVVQNNKKKSQGKRWTLANKIYALAIFKRSPKAYRYMQKLFTLPSTKTLQRILKNIPMEPGINKNIIDMLEAKASSMPKENKYCSLIFDEMALKKRIIYNEIADKVDGYVDYGEGENMGREKKIADHALVL, from the exons atggagagtagaaacaacaagaagtgcgttatttgtaataagaggcgaagtcgtggtggatcacccttacttttgagtaggtttcctctggattctgaccg ttgtcgaaggtgggttaaaaatgctggcatagaagacttagcatatgtacctattgaaaagttacaccaacttaagtttgtttgtggtgggcacttcactcctgaatccttcaatgccaaaggaactcggctgaagaactcagctattccaacactggaattgagcaatcccatcttgccagatgaagttttgacagagtttcctcttcatgtaaaagactccaataaagaaaacctcaagacag ttctttatgatcattcatattgcattccaaagaagtcaaatccagttgaacgag ttccccttacaaccaaacaactaaattcaacatgtttgggaactgtggatataccagattctggtatttctgcgaaaacaacttttgaacctcttccttctacttccaatgcaccagaacatatgacctataaacccattgctcatg atgataaaaacatttgccatcaagatgcacaggcagaaatattagtccacagttataaaagacctaagaaaaacattgaaatgaaag acacttcatcaacatttacaattaaagagaagaggctttggcgacagttacaaaatgcaaaaaaaacaataaggaatatagcgaagtcaagagtgaatttagacaagttagattcggaagtgctgacatcgttagtaaaggatgtagtgcagaataacaaaaaaaagtcacaaggaaaaaggtggactttagccaacaaaatatatgctttggctatatttaaacggtcccctaaagcataccgctatatgcaaaagctgtttacgctaccaagcactaaaacgctccaaaggattttaaaaaatataccaatggagcctggtataaataaaaatataattgatatgttagaggcaaaagcatcaagtatgccaaaggaaaataaatattgctcgttaatatttgacgagatggcgttaaagaaacggataatttataacgaaattgctgataaagtggatggctacgtggattatggagagggcgagaacatgggacgagaaaagaaaattgcagaccatgcgttagtgttatga
- the LOC135074544 gene encoding transmembrane protein 186, whose protein sequence is MAYLRSLRNQFKYFTYQKMNFSQEITEPKFETVFSFPSIKYIAIINRLKMYHIFGTSIGIPGCGVLEMANAVPPTTFLSASYIGLTGAALLCLATLPFRNIIGFLYISEDNKYIKISSVNYWGKRVDKVIPADDWMPLLDMSSKPMDPIYLSPQLTDGSTYKLLVKFGNVLNAKKMGQVLE, encoded by the exons atggcTTATTTAAGATCTTTACGAaaccaatttaaatattttacataccAAAAAATGAACTTTTCACAAGAAATAACTGAACCTAAGTTTGAAACGGTATTTTCATTTCCTTCAATAAAGTATATTGCCATCATAAACAGACTTAAAATGTATCACATCTTCGGAACTTCTATTGGTATACCTGGTTGTGGAGTTTTAGAAATGGCCAATGCAGTGCCTCCTACCACTTTTTTATCTGCATCATATATtg GTTTGACTGGAGCAGCTCTATTGTGTTTAGCAACTTTACCATTTCGTAATATTATTGGATTCTTGTACATAAGTGAagataataaatatattaaaatatcaTCTGTAAACTATTGGGGAAAAAGAGTAGACAAAGTCATACCTGCTGATGACTGGATGCCACTTCTTGATATGTCCTCAAAACCTATGGATCCAATTTACCTTTCACCGCAACTTACAGATGGAAGTACATATAAATTATTAGTCAAATTTGGCAATGTattaaatgcaaaaaaaatggGACAAGttttagaataa